A genomic region of Haliotis asinina isolate JCU_RB_2024 chromosome 1, JCU_Hal_asi_v2, whole genome shotgun sequence contains the following coding sequences:
- the LOC137297901 gene encoding cell cycle checkpoint control protein RAD9A-like encodes MKCVIPGLNLKVFGRAIHSLSKIGDELYIEPMEEGLALRTVNSSRSAYACFLFSPSFFQHYDDGSGLSSSEDSDEDGFRCKLGMKSILTVFRSLYTIEKTVERCKIHLDSDESRLVFQLHCRHGIVKTHNLAFIECEQLQAVFSKDLCPNRLTAPSKLLCDVVVNFQHNQEEITLIVNPNKVALKNYTDDEHDQTKVVHTELTLTPEEFDNCQVGVDTEITFCLKELRAILAFTEVTNLPLNIHFETPGRPVVFTVDSDQTFEASFVLATLAESELGASQQPSHVRGKKQTKQNNSKRSYASQSQTQRGSRSRLTQSTSSVSRLTNGMPHHRPNTSSDRQAEADFDNTMDAEVEINEATIHHTNAMETEQPITDGQQLGSRSPKPSGSTVSDPSPVIPVQSERPADARVPAEESVLQNVEEEEDEDDDEELVPGTPPSKKFRSLFFGLSQSQTTQSQAQPTNVLAADTDEED; translated from the exons ATGAAATGTGTGATACCTGGACTAAACTTAAAAG TATTTGGAAGAGCTATCCACTCCTTGTCCAAGATTGGAGATGAACTGTACATTGAACCCATGGAAGAAGGA CTGGCTCTCCGCACAGTCAACTCCTCACGGTCAGCATATGCATGTTTCCTGTTTTCACCCAGCTTCTTTCAGCATTATGATGATGGCTCTGGCCTCTCCAGCTCGGAGGACAGTGATGAGGATGGATTCCGCTGTAAGCTGGGCATGAAG TCTATACTGACAGTGTTCCGTTCCCTCTATACAATAGAGAAGACGGTTGAGAGGTGTAAGATCCATCTGGACAGTGATGAGTCACGTCTGGTGTTTCAGCTGCACTGTCGACACG GAATTGTAAAGACTCATAATTTAGCTTTCATAGAATGTGAGCAGTTGCAAGCCGTGTTCTCTAAAGACCTGTGTCCAAACAGGCTTACAGCTCCTTCAAA ATTACTTTGTGATGTGGTTGTGAATTTTCAACACAATCAGGAGGAGATAACTCTGATTGTGAATCCAAACAAAGTAGCTTTAAAGAATTACACTGATGATGAACATG ACCAGACCAAGGTCGTACACACAGAGCTGACCTTGACCCCAGAGGAATTTGACAACTGTCAGGTTGGAGTGGATACGGAGATCACATTTTGCCTCAAGGAACTCCGG GCAATCCTGGCATTTACAGAGGTGACAAACTTACCTTTAAACATCCATTTTGAGACGCCAGGGAG ACCAGTAGTGTTCACAGTCGACAGTGATCAGACATTCGAGGCCAGCTTTGTACTGGCGACGTTAGCAGAATCAGAACTCGGAGCATCACAGCAGCCATCTCATGTGCGTGGGAAGAAGCAGACGAAACAGAATAACAG CAAAAGGTCATATGCCAGCCAGAGTCAAACCCAGAGAGGAAGTCGGAGCAGGCTGACACAGAGTACCTCGTCTGTGTCCAGACTGACCAATGGCATGCCACATCACAG ACCAAACACCAGCTCAGACAGACAAGCAGAAGCTGACTTTGACAATACAATGGATGCTGAGGTAGAAATTAATGAAGCAACTATCCATCATACCAATGCCATGGAGACAGAACAACCAATCACAGATGGTCAGCAGCTGGGGTCAAGGTCACCTAAACCATCAGGGTCAACTGTGAGTGACCCTAGTCCTGTAATTCCAGTGCAGAGCGAAAGGCCAGCA GATGCAAGGGTCCCAGCAGAAGAATCAGTACTTCAAAATGTGGAGGAGGAAGAAgacgaggatgatgatgaggagcTGGTTCCTGGTACTCCACCAAGCAAAAAG TTCCGCTCACTGTTCTTTGGCCTATCTCAATCCCAGACCACACAGAGTCAAGCTCAGCCCACCAACGTTCTGGCAGCAGACACAGATGAAGAGGATTAG
- the LOC137297894 gene encoding vacuolar protein sorting-associated protein 29, whose protein sequence is MLVLVLGDLHIPHRCNNLPARFKKLLVPGKIQHILCTGNLCTKESFDYLKTLASDVHVVKGDFDENLNYPEQKVVTVGQFRIGLCHGHQVVPWGDIEALAMVQRQLDVDILISGHTHKFEAFEHEGKFYINPGSATGAYCPLDSEVIPSFVILDIQQSNVVAYVYKLINDDVKVERIEYKKS, encoded by the exons ATG TTGGTTCTTGTGTTAGGTGACCTACACATTCCTCACAGATGTAACAATCTGCCTGCTCGTTTCAAGAAACTTCTTGTGCCAGGAAAGATACAGCACATCTTATGTACAGGGAATCTCTGCACTAAGGAATCTTTTGATTACTTGAAGACGCTAGCCAGTGATGTGCATGTTGTCAAAGGAGATTTTGATGAG aatttgaaTTATCCTGAGCAAAAAGTTGTAACAGTTGGGCAGTTCCGAATAGGTTTGTGCCATGGGCACCAGGTGGTGCCATGGGGTGACATCGAAGCACTGGCAATGGTCCAGCGACAACTGGATGTTGACATCCTCATCTCAGGTCATACACACAAGTTTGAGGCATTTGAACACGAGGGAAAGTTCTACATTAACCCAGGATCAGCTACAGGGGCTTACTGTCCACTAGACAG TGAAGTAATTCCATCTTTCGTTATCCTGGACATCCAACAGTCTAATGTGGTGGCGTACGTCTACAAACTCATAAACGACGATGTCAAGGTGGAGAGGATAGAGTACAAGAAGTCATAA